One Phaseolus vulgaris cultivar G19833 chromosome 11, P. vulgaris v2.0, whole genome shotgun sequence genomic window carries:
- the LOC137838251 gene encoding uncharacterized protein — MANRTINLKDEAIRKLEERLQRLEMKKPRSSNSINEKRHSPRLSSRGSSNDHGREEEHRRRRHHHHFHGYRPHAHGERHNREDAYHQEAKPKISFIKVPSFSGDSDRNVYLDWEAKCEQIFDVHEVHEDHKVMITSLEFIDYAMKWWHSVVKDIIYNKGRPVDSWNTLKQRMRLRFVPPHFRKDLMLKLQRFQQGALCVDSYYKVLKTLLLKVDMHESEEAMIARFVNGLRKDIQDIFELQEYSSLGSLVHLAVMVEAQLAKKNAFKNAPNDDSSFKPKESKPSTSIPKSPIKSSSKKCFKCMGYSHIAANCPSKRNMFVHNGIVMSEHDSDSTRHSSHSRSSSEHVSESQLEGDLHEVQRDIVAHNPIFLVIPRPLKLEPLVDSPHCLDNLVKEFQDVFQDPPKGLPPLRGIEHQIDLILGSSLPNRPAYKTNPSETKEIRQQVNDLIAKGWVQDSMSPCAMPIILVPKKDGTWRMCLDCRAVNNITIKYRHPIPRLDDLLDELHGLQNSLSNSLQIGEYDGDQAQKEIEVEDQ; from the exons ATGGCAAACCGAACCATTAATCTCAAAGATGAAGCTATAAGAAAgttggaggaaagattacaaAGACTTGAAATGAAGAAACCTAGGTCCTCTAATTCTATCAATGAAAAGCGTCATTCTCCTAGACTTTCATCtagaggttcttccaatgatcatggccgtgaagaggaacatagaagaaggagacatCATCACCATTTTCATGGATATAGACCTCACGCTCATGGAGAAAGACATAACCGTGAAGATGCCTATCACCAAGAAGCCAAGCctaaaatttcttttataaaagttcctagttttagtggtgatagtgatcgtAATGTGTacttagattgggaggctaaatgtgaacaaatcttTGATGTCCATGAGGTCCATGAAGACCACAAAGTTATGATAACCTCCTTAGAATTcattgattatgccatgaaatggtggcatagtgttgtaaaggacattatctataaCAAGGGTCGTCCCGTAGACTCTTGGAACACTTTAAAGCAACGCATGCGCCTTAGatttgtgccaccacactttaggaaagacctcatgttgaagctccaacggtttcaacaaggcgcGCTATGTGTGGATTCTTATTACAAAGTATTAAAAACGCTTTTGCTTAAGGTAGATATgcatgagagtgaggaagctatgatagctaggtttgtgaatggtctaaggaaggatattcaagatatttttgagcttcaagagtattcatcattgggttctttggttcatcttgcaGTGATGGTGGAAGCtcaacttgcaaagaaaaatgcttttaaaaatgctcctaatgatg attcttctttcaaacctaaggaatctaagccttctacttctattCCTAAATctccaattaaatcgtctagtaagaaatgctttaagtgtatgggttatagtcacattgcggctaattgtccttctaagaggaatatgtttgtgcataatggcattgtgatgagtgagcatgattcggattcaactaggcattcttcacattCTAGATCATCTAGTGAGCATGTGAGTGAGAGTCaacttgaaggagattt GCATGAGGTCCAAAGGGATATAGTGGCTCACAATCCTATCTTCTTAGTTATTCCTAGACCTCTTAAGTTAGAACCACTTGTagatagtcctcattgtttggataatttggtaaaggagtttcaagatgtgtttcaagatcctccaaaaggccttccacctttgagagggattgagcaccaaattgatttaattctGGGCTCTTCTTTACCCAATCGTCCGGCCTATAAGACAAATCCAAGTGAGActaaggaaattcgccaacaagttaaTGATTTAATTGCTAAAGgttgggttcaagatagcatgagcccttgtgctatgcctattatccttgtccctaagaaagatggcacatggaggatgtgtttgGATTGTAGGGCAGTAAATAACAtcacaattaagtataggcatcccatacctaggcttgatgatttgttggatgaattgcatg GTCTCCAAAATTCGttgtcgaattctctccaaatcggggagtatgatggagatcaagctcaaaaGGAAATAGAGGTCGAAGATCAATGA